A part of Melospiza georgiana isolate bMelGeo1 chromosome 16, bMelGeo1.pri, whole genome shotgun sequence genomic DNA contains:
- the SLC5A11 gene encoding sodium/myo-inositol cotransporter 2, whose product MEPSSVPPASVTPSWDVFPQQTLEPVDIAVLVLYFLFVLAVGLWSMWKTQRSTVKGYFLAGGQMVWWPVGASLFASNVGSGHFIGLAGSGAASGIAATAYEWNGMFCVLVLAWLFLPIYIASGVTTMPEYLQRRFGGKRIQIFLAILYLFIYIFTKISVDMYAGALFIQQALHWDLYIAVAGLLAITAVYTVSGGLAAVIYTDALQTLIMLIGAVSLMVFSFIEVGGLEGLQAKYFGAIPSIRQENSSCGLPRADAFHIFRDPVSSDLPWPGVLVGMTIPSLWYWCTDQVIVQRSLAAKNLSHAKGGSLMTSYLKILPLFMMVMPGMISRVLFPDLVACADPEICQKICGNPSGCSDIAYPKLVLELLPVGLRGLMMSVMIAALMSSLTSIFNSSSTIFTMDLWKHLRPRCSEWELMVVGRVFVLLLTVVSILWIPLVQAGQGGQLFIYIQSISSYLQPPVAVVFILGCFWRRANEKGAFWGLLLGLLLGGVRLVLDFIYPEPQCGQPDTRPGVVRHMHYLYFSMVLGATTSLTVLLVSLATEPPAPEQISRLTWFTRGDAPAVQEAAAAAAGPGPTKEQLELSPTPESGPDPSKGAAEARGSSKLLSTVLWLCGMERRQEGAEPLPRAEPLPVVSLEEEPLVKHILNINLLLCVCAGIFLWAYFA is encoded by the exons atggagcCCAGCAGCGTGCCCCCGGCCTCGGTGACCCCCTCGTGGGACGTGTTCCCCCAGCAGACCCTGGAGCCCGTGGACATCGCTGTGCTCGTGCTCTATTTCCTCTTCGTGCTGGCCGTGGGGCTCTGG TCCATGTGGAAGACGCAGCGCAGCACCGTCAAGGGCTATTTCCTCGCCGGGGGACAGATGGTCTGGTGGCCT GTGGGTGCCTCCCTGTTTGCCAGCAACGTGGGCAGCGGGCACTTCATCGGCCTGGCGGGCTCGGGAGCTGCCTCGGGCATTGCAGCCACAGCCTACGAGTGGAAC ggcaTGTTCTGTGTGCTGGTGCTGGCCTGGCTCTTCCTGCCCATCTACATCGCCTCGGGG GTCACCACCATGCCGGAGTATCTGCAGAGGCGCTTTGGAGGCAAAAGGATTCAGATATTCCTGGCCATCCTCTACCTGTTCATCTACATCTTCACCAAAATATCT gtggaCATGTACGCCGGGGCCCTGTTCATCCAGCAGGCCCTGCACTGGGACCTGTACATCGCCGTGGCCGGGCTGCTGGCCATCACTGCTGTGTACACCGTGTCtg GTGGCCTGGCAGCTGTCATCTACACGGATGCCCTGCAGACCCTCATCATGCTCATCGGGGCCGTGTCCCTCATGGTCTTCA GTTTCATTGAAGTCGGTGGCCTGGAAGGTTTGCAGGCAAAGTACTTTGGTGCCATCCCCAGCATCCGGCAGGAGAACAGCAGCtgtgggctgcccagggcagacgCTTTCCACATCTTCAGAGACCCCGTCAGCTCGGACCTGCCCTGGCCTGGGGTCCTGGTGGGAATGACCATCCCCTCCCTGTGGTACTGGTGCACAGACCAG GTCATTGTTCAGAGGTCCCTCGCTGCCAAAAACCTCTCCCACGCCAAAGGAGGCTCCTTGATGACCTCCTACTTGAAGATTTTGCCCCTCTTTATGATGGTAATGCCAGGCATGATCAGCCGGGTTCTGTTCCCAG aCCTGGTGGCTTGCGCAGACCCAGAAATTTGCCAGAAAATCTGCGGCAACCCCTCTGGCTGTTCTGACATTGCTTATCCCaagctggtgctggagctgctgcctgtgg GGCTCAGGGGCCTGATGATGTCCGTGATGATTGCAGCCCTCATGTCCTCCCTGACCTCCATCTTCAACAGCTCCAGCACCATCTTCACCATGGACCTCTGGAAGCACCTCCGGCCCCGCTGCTCCGAGTGGGAGCTGATGGTTGTGGgcag ggtgtttgtgctgctgctgactgTGGTGTCCATCCTGTGGATCCCCCTGGTGCAGGCTGGCCAGGGCGGGCAGCTCTTCATCTACATCCAGTCCATCAGCTCCTACCTGCAGCCGCCCGTGGCCGTGGTCTTCATCCTGGGCTGCTTCTGGAGGAGAGCCAACGAGAAG GGCGCGttctgggggctgctgctggggctgctgctgggtggggtGCGCCTGGTGCTGGATTTCATCTACCCCGAGCCGCAGTGCGGGCAGCCCGACACCCGGCCCGGCGTGGTCAGGCACATGCACTACCTCTACTTCTCCATGGTGCTGGGGGCCACCACCAGCCTCACCGTGCTCCTGGTCAGCCTGGCCACCGAGCCCCCGGCCCCCGAACAG ATCAGCCGGCTGACCTGGTTCACCCGTGGGGATGCCCCGGCcgtgcaggaggcagcagcagcagcagccgggcccggccccaccaaggagcagctggagctgagccccaCTCCTGAGAGCGGCCCCGACCCCAGCAAAG GTGCAGCCGAGGCCAGGggcagctccaagctgctgagCACCGTGCTGTGGCTCTGCGGCATGGAGCGCAGGCAGGAgggggctgagcccctgcccagggctgagcccctgcccgtGGTGTCCCTGGAGGAGGAGCCCCTGGTGAAGCACATCCTGAACATCaacctgctgctctgtgtgtgtgctggcatCTTCCTCTGGGCCTACTTTGCATAG